A region of Culicoides brevitarsis isolate CSIRO-B50_1 chromosome 1, AGI_CSIRO_Cbre_v1, whole genome shotgun sequence DNA encodes the following proteins:
- the LOC134838116 gene encoding protein folded gastrulation, producing the protein MKMKVRQKKSNNMRLYYVIPILFVIVCHLTSSLLALPITSQPLASNPEHLTWDAWQMPANSGPHPDHKAKKITPKSIFITPNFQSSSSISCPPDHKLDSHKRCIPIVKIDEHEAIKQKIEALLGQTTSQTNAPTNEEDGGDLYDYDYEEEEGDGPFQLNLPLTFEAVYPEEALPLKAGDETLLPFPAPHRPPHDDDSQSDAGTISFISVEKITNSTEESESAQASTGNATTTVEPTTTATDNTSDDANNDDDRQSSTTPGNHDSGSSTVSGDRSSTTDNPLSVGSDSTEAQGSTTDDDGVSSVDGLSESSTAITTLATDIDTSSEFSTEIPLLNATNDDNSSINATYEAMNQVKVNTSDIFDPFSEVVTGEMEWINYGNETDDISDDSFLENESFIVTDAKDTTTQKPDTTLDANEESSGGADIDYPLPSSQPDDETSKEMTESTPVFIVTPQSSAKPEEEKKSTTLAGIEDVEKILLGPANERFAETKDREHVIKHENNEAYLENLDSTNRFVYHHLTSSTTPKPSVVAVDHDNDHILNQIKEINRIVTENRLRHPNYPTKPKESSRIRFPTDYSSDVSFPAQNAQSFAVASGTRFAPPSYNHYENQYSVMHFGPTTTPPPPPTTSAASPTTKPPFWWLPPGWQVDQTGQKPTLLRFWERMPLVRDPSMMQRSSSRSQRRENSRSPSENLYQEISAQDIYKVLQNSNRDWKHTNS; encoded by the coding sequence atgaaaatgaaAGTGCGACAAAAGAAATCAAACAACATGCGACTGTATTACGTTATTCCGATCCTCTTCGTCATTGTGTGCCATCTCACGTCGTCTCTGCTTGCACTTCCGATCACGTCACAGCCGCTCGCGAGCAATCCCGAGCATCTCACGTGGGATGCCTGGCAAATGCCCGCCAACAGTGGCCCGCATCCGGATCACAAAGCCAAGAAAATCACACCAAAGTCAATATTCATAACGCCCAATTTCCAGTCGAGTTCCTCAATTTCCTGTCCGCCCGATCACAAGTTGGACTCGCATAAGCGCTGCATCCCCATCGTCAAAATCGACGAACACGAAGCGATCAAACAGAAAATCGAAGCGCTTCTTGGTCAAACTACGAGTCAAACGAACGCGCCCACAAACGAAGAAGATGGCGGCGATTTGTACGATTACGACTACGAGGAAGAAGAGGGCGATGGTCCGTTCCAACTTAATTTGCCGCTGACGTTCGAAGCTGTCTACCCGGAAGAAGCACTCCCGTTAAAGGCGGGCGACGAAACTCTCTTGCCCTTTCCGGCTCCCCACCGGCCGCCTCATGATGATGACTCGCAATCAGATGCAGGAACTATTAGCTTCATTTCAGTCGAGAAAATTACGAATTCCACTGAAGAGAGTGAAAGTGCTCAAGCATCAACCGGAAATGCCACAACAACTGTCGAACCAACAACAACCGCGACCGACAACACCAGCGATGATgccaacaacgacgacgacagacaGTCCAGTACAACGCCTGGAAACCACGACTCTGGAAGTAGCACCGTCTCTGGCGACAGAAGTAGTACCACAGACAACCCCTTATCCGTGGGTTCAGATAGCACAGAAGCTCAGGGCAGCACTACAGACGATGATGGAGTATCTTCTGTCGATGGTTTATCCGAAAGTTCTACAGCCATCACTACCCTAGCGACAGATATTGACACAAGTTCCGAATTTTCGACGGAAATTCCCCTGCTTAATGCCACAAATGACGATAATTCCAGCATAAACGCCACCTATGAGGCAATGAACCAAGTTAAAGTCAACACGAGCGACATCTTTGATCCATTTAGCGAAGTAGTGACGGGCGAAATGGAATGGATCAACTACGGCAACGAAACGGATGACATTTCGGACGATTCCTTCCTGGAAAATGAATCGTTTATCGTGACAGATGCGAAAGACACGACAACACAGAAGCCCGACACCACCCTGGATGCCAATGAGGAAAGTAGCGGAGGAGCCGATATCGATTATCCGCTCCCTTCGTCGCAGCCAGACGATGAAACTAGTAAAGAAATGACGGAATCGACGCCCGTTTTTATCGTGACGCCCCAGAGTTCAGCGAAACcggaggaagaaaaaaaatccaccaCACTTGCAGGTATCGAAGatgtggaaaaaatattgttaggACCCGCAAACGAGCGTTTCGCGGAAACAAAAGACCGTGAACACGTAATAAAACACGAAAACAATGAAGCGTATTTAGAAAATCTTGATTCGACAAATCGGTTTGTGTATCATCACTTGACCTCGAGTACGACTCCGAAGCCATCGGTGGTTGCCGTTGATCACGATAACGATcacattttgaatcaaattaaggaaattaatCGCATTGTGACGGAAAATCGCTTGCGTCATCCGAATTATCCGACAAAACCGAAGGAATCCTCGAGAATTCGTTTTCCCACGGATTACAGTTCGGACGTTTCTTTTCCCGCGCAAAATGCGCAAAGTTTTGCTGTCGCGTCGGGCACTCGTTTCGCGCCTCCCAGTTACAATCACTACGAAAACCAATATTCCGTGATGCATTTCGGGCCGACAACGACGCCCCCGCCCCCGCCTACAACCAGCGCAGCGTCTCCAACCACAAAACCGCCATTTTGGTGGCTGCCTCCCGGTTGGCAGGTGGATCAAACGGGACAAAAACCCACACTTTTGCGTTTCTGGGAACGCATGCCATTAGTCAGAGATCCCTCGATGATGCAGCGATCGTCGTCGCGTTCACAGCGCCGCGAAAACTCGAGGTCGCCCAGTGAGAATCTCTATCAGGAAATTTCCGCACAAGATATCTACAAAGTTCTGCAGAACTCCAATCGAGACTGGAAACACACAAACAGTTAA
- the LOC134838035 gene encoding putative ATP-dependent RNA helicase TDRD12, with amino-acid sequence MDDEPEFVLTRFINPHLMWIRSLKPSDEFTNFEEQFNRQYKNNKNLDNDVCKPKIGDMVAYFDRAIKKWYRAVVDLIIEVPNVYYLWLVDYGYSIKVSANSVNTLERKFRTPETFGNVLQVGVANILPATEDYDFLNEQPVIEMANCWKESTIMQLQKIFDMSYAVEFQEKLRIGEKIFGDLTIHTNTGKVLNLRKVLTKSPNAVEVKPDEFTENMERINTVNIDRYLDNNRQCIKTPERKGKLPKKVSPVPLVAKPKIVSDKEIDEMPPLVAFEESHVAVKSDAESQMDEYESSLTNSDKMTPNSKKNAMDRLRQMRAKKLNDDEQSNHSSSSSSSTIMPSCYDQILAQEDRIKKLKPRKPGLSRLDKMLAKRNALTNKLEEKKVNKEQKTPDNSAKSSPDDKISRMHKSLSPTTDLGLNDQLKSRQYLKYRTTDDDDFYRSIVDFPLVMVHGKHPARAVYNYNEVPFTPEVFEAIKKRTPRNEIRRLQAHVWPHIMHEDSAVLIGKPGSGKTSTLIPAICSLVIRLHEDEQIPESSGPAVIIVAAFADNVSEICCNIRFHLRKWNERQEEDKKILVEEAYGMHRKEEVEASLLNGVGVLVVTPPCLQRMIERSKEVPLFRKSRVKIMVVEDFDVVHNNFGQILCDQIQYFSVKHKDGNPTQLMITSSQWEPQLMKYCTFGKNPALYIAHYIEAAVYGRVHFRLNFAKKDTKKVLLQHFLADDIYKAKRTMVICSDDEEVDEVCNFLRNLHITFTSYTHDTEEAGREQALSWHEDSTRHLSVLVCSDNVLGDLTKVKNVQRLFHFSLPDLWSTFSFRFSVFFNSYCDFVSKKGEMPQGYEPPFAQIVIDENARNTLPRLTEFLERVNAKIPKEVLEISRQILIARDASRKSLDLCPYFLEYGLETGKCARINCRDRHNLLPCDKPTSRMPPHGAFLKVNVTCIHSPIHFSAQVLAYRFRNEREWSHFDNKDQNAADVELNLQLNLYFNNYENQRQQSNVKKGDLCGWFEAGSTYRRVLITENPKKHPSIDKPQKVNIRLIDTGDVYYDQAVTSLFELPDALKKIPPRAIDIHHTGFVPYDGDKYWGNRAKKCIDYTFNNFEKKMKADKNNAKNYYVRVSVNFRLENHIFTPKVTLCEPLEGENYVEYPLHKILMRSNFAQKDKEAKNIKILSEMAENLGFRNDEDLGYSSANTSTPFSDTCDNSKNDFDISKASPRSTWDYLDRSTLHQIVVYHMENSSQFSIVRIDRLKKIDELHDFINKCMSDPKNVRKIKNPEPGSNCLVPMDEDYVRGRIIDVKNDVASIFICDFGRLENYDLNEIFETTKEIVEFMSYTAIMGSFSGITILENDKIDEISEFIQNSMKTGELLAKVVSLKENLEWLPGLYYYDLVLVLRDQDENIQILNHELVKKGLAKWISGSEVQKMSPKSIMKELNKDQEEDENWESFVGTYKKTEVTPLPSEESIESDLESLAKVSNELFGDVERQIDFDGEEMVQMMKMFKLDAYIPMLEKSKQQKLKAIKPKTDKNSEKSCKEEVINNPQRALIHSTRQPEVLWQQNSFMVIISIHLGDHHDYHLEVSKSRMIFAHFPETSSQQEPSLMVINFFGMVVPKLVSHQIRGLNLVIRLPKQFVGNLWPNLTKEEDKNPFIKYKLETMEPIEEDFEPIREEIRKNESFEQEISSEDDDELVEEDEEHDDLEDPLFDGII; translated from the exons ATGGACGATGAGCCAGAATTTGTGCTCACGCGGTTCATTAATCCGCATCTCATGTGGATCAGATCCTTGAAACCTTCGGATGAATTCACAAATTTCGAGGAGCAGTTCAACAGACagtacaaaaacaacaaaaatctgGACAACGATGTTTGTAAGCCAAAAATTGGTGAT ATGGTGGCTTATTTCGATCGTGCCATCAAAAAATGGTATCGAGCAGTGGTGGATCTCATTATTGAAGTACcgaatgtttattatttgtgGCTCGTGGATTATGGATACAGCATCAAAGTATCTGCGAACAGCGTGAATACGTTAGAAAGGAAATTTCGCACACCCGAAACATTTGGAAATGTCTTGCAAGTTGGCGTAGCGAATATTTTGCCAGCAACGGAAGATTATGACTTTCTGAATGAGCAGCCAGTGATCGAAATGGCGAATTGCTGGAAAGAATCCACAATTATGCAGCTGCAGAAAATCTTTGATATGTCATATGCGGTCGAATTTCAGGAAAAACTTCGAATTGGCGAGAAAATTTTCGGAGATTTGACAATTCACACGAATACGGGGAAAGTTTTGAACTTACGGAAGGTGTTGACAAAATCTCCGAACGCTGTTGAAGTGAAGCCAGATGAATTTACGGAAAATATGGAACGCATCAACACCGTAAATATTGATCGGTACTTGGATAATAATCGACAATGCATCAAAACTCccgaaagaaaaggaaaattacCGAAAAAAGTCTCTCCTGTACCGCTTGTAGCAAAACCAAAAATCGTTTCAGACaaagaaattgatgaaatgcCACCTCTTGTTGCCTTTGAAGAGTCTCATGTAGCTGTAAAAAGTGACGCTGAGAGTCAAATGGACGAATATGAGTCAAGTTTAACAAATTCCGACAAAATGACTccaaattcaaagaaaaatgctATGGACCGTTTGCGACAAATGCGAGCTAAGAAGTTGAATGATGATGAACAAAGTAATCATTCAAGTTCGAGTTCATCTTCGACTATTATGCCGTCGTGCTACGATCAAATTCTGGCACAAGAAGATAGAATTAAGAAATTGAAACCTCGTAAGCCGGGATTGAGTCGTCTTGATAAAATGCTGGCTAAAAGAAATGCCTTAACGAacaaattagaagaaaaaaaagttaataaagaacaaaaaactcCAGATAATTCGGCAAAAAGCTCACCTGATGATAAGATATCGAGAATGCATAAAAGTTTGTCACCAACAACGGATCTGGGACTTAATGATCAACTGAAATCACGACAATATCTTAAATATCGTActactgatgatgatgattt TTACCGCTCCATTGTGGACTTTCCGCTAGTCATGGTGCACGGCAAGCATCCCGCACGTGCTGTTTACAACTACAATGAAGTGCCATTTACTCCAGAAGTCTTTGAAGCGATAAAAAAACGCACACCGCGCAACGAAATCCGCCGACTTCAGGCTCATGTATGGCCTCACATCATGCACGAAGACTCTGCTGTCCTCATCGGGAAACCTGGATCCGGAAAAACTTCCACTTTAATTCCTGCAATTTGTTCCTTAGTCATT cgTCTCCATGAAGACGAACAAATCCCAGAAAGTTCTGGTCCAGCAGTCATTATTGTTGCTGCATTTGCCGATAATGTCTCCGAAATTTGTTGCAACATCAGATTTCACTTGAGAAAATGGAACGAGCGACAGGAAGAGGACAAGAAAATTCTCGTTGAAGAAGCGTACGGCATGCACAGAAAAGAGGAAGTTGAGGCTTCGTTACTTAATGGCGTCGGAGTGTTGGTTGTGACGCCTCCGTGTCTCCAACGAATGATCGAGCGATCCAAAGAAGTTCCGTTATTCCGAAAATCTCGCGTCAAAATTATGGTAGTTGAAGATTTCGATGTCGTTCATAACAATTTCGGTCAAATTTTGTGCGATCAAATCCAATATTTCTCCGTTAAGCACAAAGACGGGAATCCGACTCAACTGATGATCACTTCGTCGCAGTGGGAGCCGCAACTCATGAAATACTGCACTTTTGGCAAAAATCCCGCTTTGTACATCGCGCATTACATTGAAGCTGCTGTTTACGGCAGAGTCCATTTTCGCTTGAATTTCGCGAAAAAAGACACGAAAAAGGTGTTGCTTCAACATTTCCTGGCTGACGACATTTACAAAGCGAAACGCACTATGGTCATTTGTTCCGACGACGAAGAAGTCGATgaagtttgtaattttttgcgaaatttgcATATCACGTTCACTTCGTACACGCACGACACCGAAGAAGCGGGACGTGAACAGGCTTTGTCGTGGCACGAGGACTCGACGCGACATTTATCCGTACTTGTGTGTTCCGACAACGTTTTGGGAGATCTTACCaaagtaaaaaatgttcaacggCTCTTCCATTTTTCACTTCCTGACTTGTGGAGCACATTTTCCTTCCGTTTTTCCGTGTTTTTCAACAGTTACTGTGATTTTGTGAGTAAAAAGGGCGAAATGCCCCAAGGATATGAACCGCCATTCGCTCAAATTGTGATAGATGAGAATGCTCGCAACACCTTGCCACGCCTAACGGAGTTCCTGGAACGCGTAAATGCGAAAATTCCGAAGGAAGTCTTGGAAATTAGTCGTCAAATCTTGATTGCCAGAGATGCGTCGCGAAAATCCCTCGATTTGTGTCCTTATTTCTTGGAATATGGACTAGAAACGGGCAAATGTGCTCGTATCAACTGCCGTGATCGTCATAATTTGCTGCCTTGTGACAAGCCAACGAGTCGAATGCCACCGCACGGAGCCTTTTTAAAGGTAAACGTCACTTGCATCCACAGTCCGATACATTTTTCGGCGCAAGTCTTGGCATATCGCTTCCGAAACGAACGAGAATGGTCCCATTTTGACAACAAAGATCAAAATGCAGCCGACGTCGAGTTAAATTTGCAACTGAATCTCTATTTTAACAACTACGAGAACCAGCGGCAACAATCAAACGTCAAAAAAGGCGATCTCTGTGGATGGTTTGAAGCAGGTTCCACTTATCGACGTGTCCTTATCACAGAAAACCCGAAAAAACATCCGTCTATCGATAAGCCGCAAAAAGTCAACATTCGTTTAATCGACACGGGAGACGTGTATTACGATCAAGCAGTGACCAGTCTCTTTGAATTGCCAGATGCGCTTAAGAAAATCCCGCCACGAGCGATTGACATTCATCATACGGGTTTTGTGCCGTACGACGGAGACAAATATTGGGGAAATCGAGCGAAGAAATGTATCGACTACACTTTCaacaatttcgaaaaaaagatgaaagcaGATAAAAATAacgcgaaaaattattatgttcgGGTTTCGGTGAATTTTCGCTtggaaaatcatatttttacgCCAAAAGTGACGCTGTGCGAGCCGTTGGAGGGTGAAAATTATGTTGAATATCCGttgcacaaaattttgatgcgaagtaattttgcacaaaaggaCAAGGAagcgaaaaatatcaaaattttgagcgAAATGGCAGAgaatttag gtTTCCGAAATGACGAAGATCTCGGTTACAGCTCTGCAAACACCTCAACGCCTTTCAGTGACACTTGTGATAACTCTAAAAACGACTTTGACATTTCAAAAGCATCACCTAGAAGTACTTGGGACTACTTGGATCGATCTACTTTGCATCAAATCGTAGTTTATCACATGGAAAATTCATCACAATTCTCTATTGTTCGCATTGATCGTCTCAAAAAGATTGACGAACTACACGATTTCATCAACAAATGCATGTCAGACCCGAAAAacgttcgaaaaataaaaaatcctgaGCCAGGAAGCAATTGTTTGGTTCCCATGGACGAGGATTACGTTCGTGGTCGCATAATTGATGTCAAAAATGATGtagcttcaatttttatttgtgactTTGGTCGGTTAGAAAATTATgacttgaatgaaatttttgaaacaacaaaagaaattgttGAATTCATGTCTTATACGGCTATAATGGGATCATTTTCGGGAATTACGATattagaaaatgataaaatcgatgaaatttccgaatttattcaaaattcaatgaaaactgGAGAACTTTTAGCTAAAGTTGTGTCGTTGAAAGAAAATCTTGAATGGCTTCCGGGACTTTATTACTACGATTTAGTCCTCGTTTTGCGTGACCaagatgaaaatattcaaatattgaatCATGAATTGGTGAAAAAAGGTCTCGCTAAATGGATTTCAGGCTCagaagttcaaaaaatgtctCCGAAATCGATTATGAAAGAGCTTAACAAGGACcaagaagaagatgaaaattGGGAATCGTTCGTTGGAACATATAAAAAGACTGAAGTCACTCCTTTACCTTCAGAAGAAAGTATCGAGAGTGACTTAGAATCCTTAGCAAAAGTTTCTAACGAACTTTTCGGCGATGTTGAGCGACAAATCGACTTCGACGGTGAAGAAATGGTtcaaatgatgaaaatgttCAAGTTGGATGCGTACATTCCGATGTTGGAAAAATCGAAACAGCAAAAATTGAAAGCAATTAAACCCAAAACCgacaaaaattcagaaaaatcttGCAAGGAAGAAGTAATTAACAATCCACAACGAGCTTTAATTCACTCCACTCGTCAACCGGAAGTGCTTTGGCAACAAAACTCTTTTATGGTTATCATTTCCATCCATTTGGGAGACCATCACGACTATCATTTAGAAGTTTCAAAGTCTAGAAtgatttttgctcattttcctGAAACTTCATCTCAACAAGAACCATCATTGATGGTCATAAACTTTTTTGGAATGGTCGTTCCCAAACTTGTGTCACACCAAATTCGTGGCTTAAATCTCGTAATTCGTCTTCCAAAACAATTTGTTGGTAATTTATGGCCTAATTTGACAAAAGAAGAGGACAAAAATCCGTTTATCAAGTATAAATTGGAGACTATGGAACCAATTGAAGAGGATTTTGAACCGATTCGAgaggaaattcgaaaaaacgaAAGTTTTGAGCAAGAAATTTCTTCAGAGGATGACGATGAATTAGTTGAAGAAGACGAGGAACATGATGATTTGGAAGATCCATTATTTGatggaattatttaa
- the LOC134826959 gene encoding uncharacterized protein LOC134826959, whose protein sequence is MTKVEASDIGKHPNLIKKAQNEMTEVDVLVCGKCHNVYHHVEPFSEHKTKPCKVDSTLRDCRETKPKVWAFLLWKASQITTMQTNTINSWSLYQKWIDLEDEIRETWIVAGETIQSFAKMGQGQLQETPVKVTKHVLQDDEADADTPKTRKLETQRVQQQVQMRPVPKTLPKTVTPTQQRTAPTPLSPVRTLQRPGITIRKTEVPVVSPIKHNVSVQKTLGSQIFYAKHFDTDINMLKEYRVEKILAKRFNPRKKLHEYLVKWNSEEQLEANTWEPQTHLDTCLPLLEIFETQLAKQKEARAKLQQAAFDQIKGNPNAQSTPRPPLRPTQSNISDAMLKRKALESDYDTTTEDESHDSPGIKRIRSDGGRVLVRRTVNGATKSPAAADVVLTSPNDKKQSGVVKKPGANIVSPRSEPAQVRMLRKGETAESGVVRIVSQKSGATQVIRQSTGSTIVQRNNSPAVQRVLQKAASQSTVSKKVVASPQTRAPTTVGRTTVTRITRSDGPKVIEQKVMTKTGQRTQVTRVPARKPSSDDEDDGLPDLFPSEVKVPAPDSPERPLTLCPLTGKVLGRAEGEKTPPPEEEKEVKEEMKQEMQEGEQMTADTTIQQVMTNEDGSPLLVTGEDGTIYQVAGKNAEGQTILIAQGADGEQQCMFLAADESLNLLGGEVTEGQAVVEEQAQEGAPVTQQLTIQTEGEEGQITAEVVQAELPSPGGTRRVVLLLPDGTFMMTEVNDEQYQSLNLVQ, encoded by the exons ATGACAAAAGTTGAAGCAAGTGACATCGGGAAACATccaaatctaataaaaa AAGCGCAGAACGAGATGACCGAAGTGGATGTCTTGGTATGCGGCAAATGCCATAACGTGTATCACCATGTCGAGCCATTCAGCGAACACAAGACAAAACCCTGCAAAGTGGACTCGACGTTGCGCGATTGTCGCGAAACAAAACCGAAAGTGTGGGCATTTCTGTTGTGGAAGGCCTCGCAAATCACCACGATGCAAACCAACACGATCAATTCGTGGAGCCTGTATCAGAAATGGATCGATTTGGAGGACGAAATTCGTGAAACGTGGATTGTAGCGGGCGAAACTATCCAATCTTTCGCCAAAATGGGACAAGGACAGTTGCAGGAGACACCGGTAAAGGTGACAAAGCATGTGCTGCAGGACGACGAAGCCGACGCCGATACGCCAAAGACGCGTAAACTCGAGACACAACGCGTACAGCAACAAGTTCAGATGAGACCCGTGCCCAAAACACTCCCGAAAACGGTGACGCCGACACAACAACGCACGGCGCCGACCCCATTGTCGCCCGTTCGCACATTACAACGCCCGGGAATCACGATCCGCAAGACAGAAGTTCCCGTCGTGTCACCCATTAAACACAACGTGAGTGTGCAAAAAACGTTGGGCTCACAAATTTTCTACGCGAAACACTTTGACACGGACATCAACATGCTGAAGGAGTATCGCGTCGAAAAAATTCTCGCGAAACGGTTCAATCCGCGCAAAAAGTTGCACGAATATTTGGTCAAGTGGAACAGCGAGGAGCAATTGGAAGCAAATACGTGGGAGCCGCAAACACATTTGGACACTTGTCTCCCCTTGTTGGAGATTTTCGAGACGCAGTTGGCGAAACAGAAGGAGGCACGCGCTAAATTGCAACAAGCAGCATTCGATCAAATCAAGGGCAATCCGAATGCGCAGTCGACGCCGAGACCGCCGTTGCGACCCACCCAAAGTAACATCAGTGATGCCATGCTGAAGCGCAAAGCACTCGAGAGTGACTATGACACGACAACGGAGGACGAGAGTCACGATTCGCCCGGCATTAAGCGCATTCGCAGTGATGGCGGTCGTGTTTTGGTTCGTCGTACCGTCAATGGAGCCACAAAATCTCCAGCTGCTG CTGATGTCGTTCTTACAAGTCCCAATGATAAAAAGCAAAGTGGCGTCGTTAAAAAGCCCGGTGCCAATATCGTGTCGCCCCGTTCCGAGCCCGCGCAAGTTCGCATGTTGCGCAAGGGAGAAACTGCCGAAAGTGGCGTTGTTCGCATCGTTTCGCAAAAATCTGGCGCCACACAAGTAATTCGTCAAAGCACCGGCTCAACCATTGTGCAACGCAACAACAGTCCCGCTGTGCAACGTGTCCTGCAAAAAGCCGCCTCTCAATCAACTGTCTCGAAGAAAGTCGTAGCGTCGCCGCAAACACGCGCCCCAACCACCGTAGGTCGTACAACGGTGACCCGCATCACGCGCAGCGACGGTCCCAAAGTAATCGAACAGAAAGTAATGACCAAAACGGGCCAGCGAACGCAGGTAACTCGTGTCCCGGCACGCAAACCCAGCAGCGATGACGAAGACGACGGTTTGCCGGATCTTTTCCCGAGCGAAGTAAAAGTTCCCGCTCCCGATAGTCCCGAAAGACCCTTGACGTTGTGTCCGTTGACGGGTAAAGTGCTTGGACGTGCCGAAGGAGAGAAGACTCCACCGCCAGAGGAGGAAAAGGAAGTGAAGGAAGAGATGAAACAAGAGATGCAGGAAGGCGAACAAATGACAGCCGACACGACAATTCAACAAGTGATGACGAACGAAGATGGCAGCCCATTGCTTGTAACGGGCGAAGATGGCACAATTTATCAAGTTGCCGGCAAAAATGCCGAGGGACAGACCATTTTGATTGCACAAGGCGCCGACGGGGAACAACAATGCATGTTTTTGGCAGCGGATGAGAGTTTAAATTTGCTCGGAGGAGAAGTAACAGAAGGACAG gcTGTTGTTGAAGAACAAGCACAGGAAGGAGCACCCGTGACACAACAATTGACCATCCAAACGGAAGGCGAAGAGGGTCAAATCACTGCGGAAGTTGTGCAAGCTGAGCTCCCATCACCTG GTGGCACCCGACGCGTTGTCCTACTTTTACCTGACGGAACTTTCATGATGACTGAAGTCAATGACGAGCAATACCAGAGTCTTAATCTGGTGcagtaa
- the LOC134829302 gene encoding ADP-ribosylation factor 1, with translation MGNVFANLFKGLFGKKEMRILMVGLDAAGKTTILYKLKLGEIVTTIPTIGFNVETVEYKNISFTVWDVGGQDKIRPLWRHYFQNTQGLIFVVDSNDRERIGEAREELMRMLAEDELRDAVLLIFANKQDLPNAMNAAEITDKLGLHSLRNRNWYIQATCATSGDGLYEGLDWLSNQLKNANR, from the exons atgGGAAACGTTTTTGCGAATCTGTTTAAGGGACTGTTCGGCAAGAAGGAAATGAGAATATTGATGGTCGGCTTGGATGCAGCTGGTAAAACCACAATTTTGTATAAACTTAAATTAGGCGAAATTGTAACAACGATCCCGACGATTG GTTTCAACGTTGAGACTGTAGAATACAAAAACATTAGCTTTACAGTATGGGACGTAGGCGGTCAAGACAAAATCCGACCATTGTGGAGGCATTACTTCCAAAACACACAA GGACTTATTTTCGTTGTTGACAGCAACGACAGAGAGCGTATTGGCGAGGCACGTGAAGAATTAATGCGTATGTTGGCGGAAGACGAGTTACGAGATGCCGTTTTACTGATATTTGCCAACAAACAAGATCTACCAAATGCAATGAATGCAGCTGAAATTACTGACAAATTAGGATTACACTCGCTACGGAATCGCAACTGGTACATCCAGGCAACGTGTGCCACCAGCGGTGACGGCTTGTACGAAGGCTTGGACTGGCTGTCTAACCAATTGAAGAACGCAAATCGTTAA